A single region of the Triticum dicoccoides isolate Atlit2015 ecotype Zavitan chromosome 2B, WEW_v2.0, whole genome shotgun sequence genome encodes:
- the LOC119364682 gene encoding mitotic spindle checkpoint protein MAD2-like — MASRTASKDIITLKGSAAIVSEFFGYAANSILYNRGVYPEESFGKVKKYGLPMLLTQDEAVKTFLTNLTSQLSEWLEGGKLQRIVLVIMSKATGEVLERWNFNIITDGEVVEKGAVKEKSDKEIMREIQAIMRQVNSCISFLPCLDEPCIFDVLAYTDSDTTVPFTWMESDAKLIENPQMVKLHSFDTKIHKVDTLVSYKVDDLDEQ, encoded by the exons ATGGCGTCGAGGACGGCGTCCAAGGACATCATCACGCTCAAGGGCTCCGCCGCCATCGTCAGCGAGTTCTTCG GTTACGCGGCCAACAG CATCCTGTACAACCGCGGGGTGTACCCGGAGGAGAGCTTCGGCAAGGTGAAGAAGTACGGCCTCCCCATGCTGCTCACGCAGGACGAGGCCGTCAAGACCTTCCTCACCAACCTCACCTCCCAGCTCTCAG AGTGGCTGGAGGGTGGGAAGCTGCAGAGGATTGTGCTGGTCATCATGAGCAAGGCCACCGGCGAGGTGCTCGAGCGCTGGAACTTCAACATCATCACTGACGGCGAGGTCGTCGAGAAAGG GGCGGTGAAGGAGAAGAGCGACAAGGAGATCATGAGGGAGATCCAGGCCATCATGCGGCAGGTCAACTCCTGCATCTCCTTCCTCCCCTGCCTCGATGAGCCAT GCATATTCGACGTGCTGGCCTACACCGACTCGGACACCACCGTGCCCTTCACCTGGATGGAGAGCGACGCCAAGCTCATCGAAAACCCGCAGATGGTGAAGCTGCACTCGTTCGACACCAAG ATCCACAAGGTGGACACGCTGGTGTCGTACAAGGTGGACGACTTGGACGAGCAGTGA